A segment of the Ipomoea triloba cultivar NCNSP0323 chromosome 1, ASM357664v1 genome:
TTTTCATGAAATTATAGAACCATGAAAATgtaattctatatttaaatCCTAACCTTTTTATATatgtgttggttttatgacttctgggtagtcaaaggcaggccaacactacctgttagaatagcgagaatataggaaatatgtaggaaaatatagcgagagaatataggtattgtattgctcagaattgcttgTCCCTCTCTCCATGTGtagagggtctatttatacatattttgggcccaGAGCCCTACAAGAAATAGGAGTCCTGGATCGCCCCATATTGGGAGTCCCTGTTACATTCTAACTAATAGGCCCTAAACTTGCTAATATCACAAGTGTTAAGTTtaatccttatcgaactcttctgTCGCTTTGAGTTGATGgtccttcttgggctttcttgatccaattgctttcttgggccggtccatgtagtccaggcctagtgtattatccattatccagtcccccactttcttgagaCTTTGTGGATATGAAGTCTCTAGAAAGTATACTTGCTTTCTTGGGCTGGCCCATGTAGCCCatgcctagtgtattatccatcatccagtcctcCACTTTCTTGGGATTTTGTAAATACAAAGTCTCGGGAAAGTATAATTGTGTTTTCCTGTTTTGTTTGGTCTGCaaaattttactctttttttttttacttccaCCGCTATAAATACCTTACTCCCCCCTCATTTTCCACTtatcctttctctctctaacaTCTCCCCTCCTTCCTTTCCCTCCATCCTTTTCCTCCTTCGTGCTCCACTGGTATGTTTTGTGCTTTTTTGCCTCTTCCTTTCCCTCCATCCTCTTTTCTGCTATTCATTTCTTTATCCTTCATTCAttcatcatcatttttttttgaaccgTTGGAAAAAATGCCCAGCTGATTGCCTTTCGTGTGGCGGCCGGCGACCGCCGATCGCCGGCAGTCAGCCAGGGgctgaagtttttttttttttttttttttttttttcaacttgcTTGCTTATACTTGCTGTTTTCAGATTTCTAGTCTATTGGTTTCATCCTTGCCCTCCATTGTTTCCAATTTGTAGGTGTCGGGTCTTACAATTGCTGCAATCCTGTATGGACCTTCCTAGTTTTTGGCAACCTTTCCTCCTTGGTTTGGCTGTGATGCTTGCGTATCCCTGAGTACCAAGTCGCCTAAGTCAAAGTACTTAGGCTTTACTCGAGCGTCATGGTACCTTTTTACTGCCCGTTGGTATTCCGCCATTCGGCACTGGTACCTTTTTACTGCCCGTTGGTATTCCGCCATTCGGCACTGGGCCACATCTCTTCGTTCTTCGAGGAAGTCCATTCGGCACTGGGCCACATCTCTTCGTTCTTCGAGGAAGTTCTTTTCCAGCTGCATCATCTGCTCGTTCGCTTGATCTTCGTAATTTTCCAGCTGCATCATCTGCTCGTTCGCTTGATCTTCGTAATTTTCCAGCTGCATCATCTGCTCGTTCGCTTGATCTTCGTAATGCAATGTCCTGTCCGTGGGGCTCAGGACTTCTATAGGGACTTTAGCCTCGAAACCATATGTGAGGCTGAACGGGGTTTCTCCTGTTGCTCGACGGGGAGTAGTTCGGTAGGCCCAAAGGATGTAGTCTAGCTGGTCGACCCATGCACCGTAGGCCCAAAGGATGTAGTCTAGCTGGTCGACCCATGCACCTTAGGCCCAAAGGATGTAGTCTAGCTGGTCGACCCATGCACCTCCTTCCTCTTCTATTCGTTTCTTTAATCCATCCATGATGGTTCTGTTGGCATTTTGTACCTGCCCATTTGCTTGGGGATATGCCACCGATACTTTAGTGTGCTGAATGCCATAATACTTGCAAAATTCTGAGAAATCCTTGCTATCGAATTGACGCCCGTTATCTGTGAAGAGGTGTTCGGGGATGCCAAAACGGCAAATTATCCTTTTCCATAAAAATCGGCGACATTGGTATTCTGTGATCGTTACCAGCGGCTCAACCTCCATCTACTTAGTGAAATAGTCAATGGCGACTATGCAGTACTTGTGGTGTCTTGGGGCTTGTGGTAGTGATCCCAAAAGATCTACTCCCCATTTAGCGAAGGGTATCGCCATGGTGACGGGGGTGTAGAAGGTTGCCGGCCTACCTTACTTTTCTGCAAACTTCTGACAGGTTTGGCAATTCTGGACCTTTTGAATGCAATCGTGGACCATGTTGGGCCAGTAATAGCCTTGGATCAGTAATTTCCTTGCTAAGGTATTGGCTCCTTGGTGAGCGGCGCATATGCCTTTGTGGGCCTCTTCTATTACTTGTTCGGCTTCGTTGGGCTGTAAGCATTTCAGTAGCGGGCCACCGAAAGACCTTTTATACAACTGGCTACCTTCCAGCCGGTAAGCTGGAGCTCTTCGTTTGATTTTGGCCGCCTGCGTGGGGTCCAGCGGAAGTTCTCCTTTGGTGATGTAGTTTGTTAATTTCTCCATCCATTTGGGTAAGGGAGGCACGCCTGTTGAGGTGACGAAGGCTACTAGGAGGGATTCTGTACTAGGTGCGTAGATGATCTCCTTTCTGCAAACCTGTGACAAGTGCCTTGGGACTCCTCCCAGGGATATTTTGGACATTAAATATGCTTCTACGTTCTCTGTTCGGGGCACGTGTTGTATTTCATGCGCCTTTAATTTTTCCAATAAGCCTTCTGTAACGTCTTTGTACATCTTTAAATTTTCCCCTCTGGTTTCACATGTGCCTTTGATTTGCCCTACCACTAGCCGCGAGTCTGTCTTGATGCGCAGGTTGCGCGCTCCTAGCGCGACTGCCAGTCTTATGCCCCCGATTACTACCTCATACTCTGCCTCGTTGTTGGACACCTTGAATTGGTATTCCAGGGAGTAATACACCTTGAACCCTTCTGGTGTGGTTAACATTATTCCCCCTCCGCAGTGCTTGGCGCTGGCTGCCCCATCTGCATTTAGTTCCCACCACTCATTTAGGGCGTCGTTATTTGTTTTTTCTCTCCGGTCCTGCGCCGTGCATTCTACTATGAAGTCTACTAGTGCTTGTGCCTTGATGGAAGGTCGGGGCCTGTACTCGATTCCGTATTGTGTTAATTCTATGGCCCATTTCATCATTCGCCCCAAGGACATTGGGTTTCTCAGTATTCCCGCGAGCAGTTGGTCGGTGAGTACTTCTATTGGGTGGGCTTGGAAGTATGGGACCAACTTCCGCGCGGTGGTAACTAGGGCGTATGCCATCTTTTCTAATGGCGTGTATCGAGTTTCTGCTCCTCTCAGAAGCTTGCTCACGTAGTAAACCGGGTGTTGAGTTCCCTCTTCTCGTACTAGGACAGAGCTCAGGGCTCGCTCGCTGACTGCCATGTAAAGGTACAGGGTTTCTCCCCCTTGAGGTTTGGCCAGCAAAGGGGGGGATAGCAAATATGTCTTTAATTCTTCAAAGGAGTTTTGGCATTCTTGAGTCCATTCGAATCCTTCTCTTCTTTTAATTACTTGGAAGAAGGGTAAGGATCGCTCCGCTGACCTAGACAGGAATTGGCTTAAGGCTGCTAAGCGTCCTGTTAGCTTTTGTATCTCCAGCACACTGGTGGGTGGTTGCATGTCTAGAATGGCCCTTACCTTCTCGGGGTTGGGCTCTATTCCCCTTTGAGTTACCATGTAACCTAAGAATTTACCTCCTCGGACCCCGAAGGCGCATTTCTTGGGATTTAATCGGAGGTTGTATTTCTTCATGAGTTCGAAGCAGGCTCTTAAATCCATTGCGTGCTCAGTCTCTTCCTTGCTTTTTACCAATAAGTCATCCATGTAAGCTTCCATGGTTTTCCCGAGTAGGCTATGAAACACCTTAGCTACCATTCGAGTGAACGTGGCCCCTGCATTTTTTAAGCCGAACGGCATCACTTTGTAGTAGTAAACCCCGTCTGGGGTGAGGAAGATTGTTTTCTCTTCATCCTTATCGTCCATAAATATCTGGTGGTAGCCTCTGAAAGCGTCCATGAAATTGAGTAGCGCACATCCAGCCGTTTGATCTACTAACTAGTCTATCCTGGGTAAGGGAAAGGGGTCTTTGGGGCATGCCTTGTTGAGGTTGGTGTAATCCACACACATCCTCCATGCAGGTGGTTTTGGCACCAATACGACATTTGCCAACCAAGCCGGGTATACCACCTCCCTGAGGTGTCCAATCTCTAATAGGGTTGCTACTTCTTTTTTCACAAACTCCCTCCGATTTGCTGCCAGGTGCCTTTTTCGTTGTACTATTGGCCGGACGGCTGGGTCTACTGATAGGCGGTGGGTAATAACTGAGCGATCTATCCCGGGCATATCTTTCGGCCCCCATGCGAACAAGACCCTATATTCTTGTAATGTCCGTAAGATATCAGATCTGGTTTCTTCCGTTAACCCCTTTCCTATCCGGACCCTTTGATCGGGCTTCAAGCTTTCTAAGGCTACTTCTTCTAATTCTACGGCGGGTTCTGGCCTGTCCCTGGCTTCTTCCTTTGTGGTCCTTTCTGTGATGGTTTGCACTTGTAGATCTCGGCTTCCTATCTGGCGACATGTGAGGAGATAACAGGATCGTGCTGCTTGGCGATCACATCTAGCGATCCTCACTCGTTCTGGTGTTCGGAATTTCAGACATATGTGCTCGAGCGATACTACGGCTCCTAGGTCCTCCAAACCCGGTCTTCCCAATATCACGTTGTGTGCTGATTTCAAGTCCACCACCACAAATTCCATGTTTATAGCTCGCACCCTAGGGTATTCTCCGATCTCTATAGGCAGGGTGATGCATCCTTCTGGCTCTATGTTATCTCCTGTGAATCATGCAAGAGGTGTTCTCACTTGGTGCAGGTTCTCCTTGGTTATTCCCAGCTTGGTGAAGGTTTCGAGATACATGACATTGACGCTGCTGCCCGTGTCTACGAATACCCTTCGAACTGTGGCCTCGTTGACGTCCATTGCAATCAGGATGGCGTCCCTGTGCGGGGTTGGCCCCTCGGGTAAGTCGTCATCTGAGAAGATAATGGGGTCCCTCCGGCCCTTTTTGGGCGGTGCTTTATGCTGTACTGCCCCTATGTATAGTTGTCTAGCCCAGCGTTTCCTTTCCCGAGCGCTGTCCCCACCGATTGGTCCCCCGCAAACCATGTGGATTACGAGTTTGTTGTGTTTTCTGCTACGATCGTCTTGCTCTTCTTGGGGCTCCCTTGCCATCCTAGGGGTCTCGGGTTGCGCTTCGGCCTCCCGTCCCACGGGCCTTCTCTCCTGCTTGGGTCTCTCCGTTTGTCTTTACCACTGATTCGGCCCTCGAGGCTGTCGGCCTCCCTGGGGCGGTTGTCCCATGTTTCGTTTGAGGGCTATTCTCTTTTCTATCAATCCCTCTAGTTCTTTCTGCAAGGTGGTGCACTCCTCCGTGCTATGGGTTGGGGATTCGTGGAATCTGCAGTACTTCCCCTGTCTTACCGGTATGTGGTTGACTACTGTCGCGGGGTTTTGTGGTGGGGGATCCTCCCTTACCCGAGGCGGGTGTATCTCCTGTACCGCCCTTGCCCCCAGGGTAGGGATGACCCGGGGTCGGTGGGCTACCGGCGGGTGGCTAGGATTGATCCTATCCCTTCGTTTCGACGATCGATCCACTGGACGCGTTCTCGTTTCCTCCAACGGGCGTTTCTCTCGCCGTCTCTGTTTTTGTCGTACGGCCTCCTCTGTTTCGGGTATCTGTTTGCTCTTTGTATGGCCTGAGCGTATGTCTCTGGGGTATCAGTTCGGAGACTTGCGAACAGATCGCCAGCTTTTAAGGCCTCCATAAATAATGTTATGGTTGTCCGGTCATCCAGACCTTTCACCGTTTGTATTTCTTTCTTCCACCTTCCGAGGAATTCCTTTAGGGTCTCCGTCTCCCCTTGTTGTACGGCGGTTAAGGCTGTGAAGTGCCTTTTAGTCTTTATGCTCCCCGCAAAGTATGTCAAGAATTGCTCGCCCAGGGTTTCGAAACAATCAATAGTCCGAGGTGGTAGTGATAAAAACCATCGCTGTGCTGCCCCCTTCAGTGTCGAAAAGAATACCCTACAATACATTGGGTCTTCTGCTCCTAATATCATCATTTTTGCTTGGAAGTCAATCAGGTGGTCATTGGGATCCTCTGTTCCATCGTATGTGGGCATTACCGGGCATTGAAAGTTTTTAGGGGCGCAATATTCCTGTATCTCTAAAGTGAACGGATTGGCGGATAGGAGGGAACGTGCCATCGGCTGATCCCTTCCTCCCTCCATCTTTTTCTGGAGGTCTTTTAGTTCCCTGGCGAGGTTACTTATTTTTACATCTCGATGTTCCCGATCCTGACTCGAGGTTGGATCATAGTTTTCGCCTACGCCTTCTTGTCCGGCGGGGGCCTCTTTCTTTCGTGGCTCATCTTTCGATGGTTTTCCCCCGATCGTCCGGCCTCATTTCAGGAATTCGTTCGGCTGGGTCTGAGGGACTTCGTCGCCCAGAAAATGCTCCCCCGGACCGATTCTCTCCCCTTTGTGAGGGTCCTCTTGGTTGGGTAGCTCGTGCATGGTGGGATTTTCCTGCGAATTTCCCGCTGGCAGGCCTGGTTCCTTCTCCGGTTGTGTAGTCACCCTGTTTCTCGAGTTTGGAGGAAAGTACGGAGCTTTTCAGTATCAGATTTTCTCAAGTTCAGAGGAAAGTACAAACCCTAaaccccacagacggcgccaatgttggttttatgttGGTTTTATAACTtctgggtagtcaaaggcaggccaacactacctgttagacgagaatataggaaatatgtaggaaaatatagcgagagaatataggtattgtattgctcagaattgcttgTCCCTCTCTCCATGtgtggagggtctatttatacatattttgggcccagagccctacaaggaatagGAGTCCTGGATCGCCCCATATTGGGAGTCCCTGTTACATTCTAACTAATAGACCCTAAACTTGCTAATATCACAAGTGTTAAGTTtaatccttatcgaactctttTGTCGCTTTGAGTTGATGgtccttcttgggctttcttgatccaattgctttcttgggccggtccatgtagtccaggcctagtgtattatccatcatccagtcccccactttcttggGACTTTGTGGATACGAAGTCTCTAGAAAGTATACTTGCTTTCTTGGGCTGGTCCATGTAGCCCATgtctagtgtattatccatcaatATGAACAGGGCACTGTCATTCATGCTCATATACCAAAATCTGTTCTAGACAAATTCAttaacaaatttgaaaaatgcAAAGTGTATGCTATGAAAAATTTCTTTGTAATCtctaattatcatatatacaAGACCAGTTTGCATGAATATATGTTGCAGTTCAACCATGAgacaattttaaaagaaataaggtCAGACAAAATTTCCTTGGCATATGTACAGACTAAAGTCCTTCCCTTCTCTAAAAGGTAACCCATCTTTAAATGAGAAGGAGCTGATTGGTAAGCTTTTTAAACTGTTTATATTATTTGcttattctattattatttttttgggtaaagTAGTGTTAACATTTAAactgtattaacatattttcagATATTTTGAGTATAAAattataacaattatttttaattttttgaactgAATTCAAAacagataaaaaataatattaaaaaatatctataatattacaatatctataATATCaaagtattcaattaaatcaaagtattcaattaaaagTCAACATACCTATTGACGATTGCAATTTTTTATTCTGTTTTAATAGAacatataaaaaacaaaattaaaaatacctaTAGATATTGGATTGAAatcttcaatttaatttaatattttaatattatagatattttttactttttaaaatttgttagaGTGATGACTATGAGTCCAAGAAGTTTATTTATTTGGCTAAGAGAGTATAATCAAAAAGCAGCAATGCAAATATCAGTTTACAAATAATTCTAGTTATTCATTTCTCATAGACTAAAAAGCTTTATACACTATAAGAAAAAATCTCATTTACAATGGATAGAGTTCCGTTGCAAAGTGCTCAAATTCCACTGCAAATTACAATTTGCAACGGAATTTAAAATGGTGATAAAATGCTCGTTGCATTTCCATTGCAATGGAATTTTAGTTCAGTTGCAAACGTTGTAATGGATTTTTTGTTGCAAAAGATGAATCTGGGCGCAGGAGATGGAAGTCCCAAGTTCAATGAAAATTTGCATCTCCAAATGACACGCCATCTAGATCTACTTATGTACTAAATAGTGAGAGCTCCCTTTATTGCTGCTATAAAAGGTTAGTCATGTCATCAACTTTATGTTAGATCATGTTTAATTCATATCTAACATGTGATACTAGAGCCACATTATTTATGCTTAGTTGATTAACTATGCGCTTCATGTTATTGCCTAATGGATTATTGTTAATGATAATATGCAATATAATAAGCATATTGCATAATGCTCATCCCTTTGTTCAAATCTTGAGAATATCTATTTACTCAAATTTGCTATAGGCCATGAAGTGAGCTTCTAGTATATATTGTTTAGAGCATGGTATGTGGTATCTTATTCTTTGGTttcatacaaaaataataataacatggtTTTGTCATATGATAAGAGCACTAGGACAATTTATATGACTCTAGCTAGTATCAAATTGACTTGATCATGGCTCAAAGGTCAATGATTATTATTTGTCCAAATTTAAGCCCATTTATAGTGCTAGTTTTCCTATAGAAACTATTAAACATGAGTCttggatatttaaatttacccaTCCAGAAGGTAAATTATTAAGAGCTCTAACTTTACTATGAGTCAGATTTTAGATACTaatatttttaccaaaatcTGATTCACTGCAAATCACAATTATACCCCCTTTACACCTAGTATTTGTTTTTCAAAACAAACATTTCCCAATCTACATTATTTTTAGTGTGCAGTCTATTTTCATATGTCACCATCATAGCGTACCTCTAAGAGCTATCAAAGAAACCAGGTAATATATATTGGTTATAAATCGTTGTTTAAATACATAGAGCCCATGATAggggatcaatatataattaagtacGTTGGCTGCATACTTAATGATGATTGTTTTTCTGCCTAAGGGCGAGATAAGAAACCCAAATTCAATGGAATGCCGAAAAAGATCTTCATTATTTAAATCCACGTACTAGTTAATTAGACTGAACTGGAAGTACAGGAGATAATCAATCTACCAAATATATCTATTAATCGTACTGATCATAACAGAGTGACTAGGTCTCGTATACCTTCCCAACTTGGACCAGATATATCTACAGATACCCCTTGACGCCAGAAGTATAGGAGATCTATCGTGTAAGTAATAAAAATCATAGTACTAGATCTAGTAAAAAAACATTGTCACTCTTGGAATACCTTAAATAATTATGTCCTGGAGACGTTCGTCCAAATGGCAAAAAATCCTAGTAAATTTATAGGTGCACCAAACAGacataatactagggatgcggaacgACCAAATCTGAGTATCTTTGGGAAATGTCTAGAATCTGGTTGATTCAGAAATTGCCATGAATTTTATAATGTGGGAGAAAATcatgataaaaatattatagttgtcaACAACATATCTACCTTTACAATTGCTCTCGTTATATGACAATAATATGGATCCAGAGTTAGGCACCAGAAGTGTCATAactatttaacatataaataagcaattaattaaggtgTATCTCAACTCGCTAAAATAACTCTTTATAACACATACACCTTTGAACATTAACCCCGTTGGTTACAAATGGGTGTTTGTACGTAAGATGAATAAGGATAATGAGGTGTGTTGAAGCGAGTTTTGTAGCCAAGGGTTCACGCAGAAacccttgattgattttaatcaaatacaTTCTCCCACAATAAATGACATTAAGTTCTGCTATATAATATCATTGGCAGAACAATAAACttagatatgcagttgatgAACGTCATGACCACATAATTATGGATCATTAGAGTGAGTGATTTCCTCTTGAAGTAAGAATATGTAAATACAAATATGTGTCATTATGTACTCTTTAAAGGGCTGTGAGTGGAGTTATTATCCCCATGAAGAAAGAATGATATGTACCATTATGTGCTCAATAAAAGGTTGCTAATGAACTTATTTTTTATCTCAGTCAATATTGATGATGTAAAcatcaatgaaatatataaataacttaATGATGTTAACTCATGCCTAAGACGaagtttgaaatgaaagacttgggaaacCCAAGTATTGTCTCGACCTGAAGATCGAGCTTCTCCTTGAAGGAGTTTTATACACCAATTAGCCTACTTGAAAATGTCTTAAAGATTTTTATATGGATAAGTACATTTACTTGTAACACTAATGGTTGTTCAATCTCTCGAAATAGATAAGGAATTGTTTAGACTCAAAGAGTATAATAAGGATATTTTGGGACCAAAGTCAATTACTTCATTGTCGTTGAAGCACCATTTTAGGACCAGAAGTTCAATCTATCATCGCAacatgccttttttttttaatgaaattgctAGCAATATTTAGCACTCCTCCTACAATGAAATGTACGTTGGAATATGGCTAACATATCCTCCGGTATCTTCAAGATACAAAGATCTTGACATCTATACAAGaaactaatatataatattgataGGCTATTTTAGTACTAGCTATTTTTACAAGACACACATGTATAATGTCATGGTTCAATGCATGTGAGCTCCAGAAGAGTCACACGATTATTATATGAAATATTCACCCTTATAACACTCTAATAGATTTATTCACAAAATCCCTTTTCTACACTTATTGGAAATATTCTTTGTATGGGATTTGAAGATTATTATCTTATGGAGAGTATCATCTTACGTGAATCAATCCTGATGATTGGGTCTTAAAGACCaacaattgtactctttttcccttaagtTTTTTTCCTAAGGGATTTTTCCTTaacctaaggtttttaatgaggcatgagtatgGTATAATAATGTCAAAAGGagaaatttacaaataaatacttaaataggcAAACCTgaaaatcctgaagattatgccttGAAGTTATATGATTGATTTAtcgttgtactctttttccccttagctaagttttttcccactaggttttcttagcctaaggtttttaatgaggcaacccgTGCAACATATAATCTGTCATATATCATGTAGTGTTTTCATTGGCTAGTTTTTTTTGTCCCCACAAAGTTTTTCTAGCAAGGTTTTTTAATGAAGCATGAAAATAGTGAGAAGTATAATGGCCAAGGGGACTGTTTCTAGTTCTTCTAGCAAggttttttaaatattgatgaGCAACCGATTCTAGATAATGTCCAGTCCAACCTTTCAATCCCAAGATATTTCCCTAGTGAAATATGACcacaaatttcaatattgtatggtCGGGTCCCAAATTAGATGAgaaactcgattacaattattggcaaattatgatgaccacacatttgaaagccTAGAATCTTTGGAGCTATGTTGATCCCGGTCTacaagaaggagctgatgcagcCGCTATACGGCGAGATTAATTAGCCTTGGGACAGATTCACCAAGGTGTTGAATACTCAATTTTTGGGCAATTAGCTCGTGCTCAAACAACAAAGCAAGCTTGGGACATCCTAATGGTGTCACACAAAGGAGTTGATCGGGCACAGAAGTCGAAGTTGCCGTCGTTGAGCAAGTTGTATGATCCTTGTGAGATAACCTCTATAGAAACAGTAGATACGTATTTCACTCGTCTTATTGATCAGGtgaataagatgaggttatatGGAGATACGATTGAAGATGGTGTAgtggttgaaaaagttattCGAACTCTGTCGATGAAGTATGATcatgtggtggcttcaataaTAGAGTCACACAACATCGAgctcttatcagttgcagagcTGAAAGGTATGATAGAAAGTCATATTGATAGGATTGTAGAAAGTCATATTGATAGGATTGAGTCAAAATCGAAACCACTtgcagaagaagctttgaagagccaagtcactCTTAAGTCTTAATATGATTGTCCCTAACGAAAGAGGTGGAGGATCTGGtagaggaagaggacgtggtaactccaaTCAAGGAGGAGGACATGGTAACTCCAAccaaggaagaggtggaggtaataccaaacaaggtaaatttccatttcattgctacaattgtggcaagtATGGACACAAGATTGTAGATTGCTGATACAATGAGGACAATCGTGGAAATCAAGCAAACATTGCTGAAAAGTCTCGTGAGAGTTCTAAAACCTTACTATTGGCCAGTAATAATTTTTCTGCAGacgaaaacatatggttcttggatactggtgtagtaaccatatgtgtgggaCGAAAGAATTGTTTTCCAAACTAGATGAATCAGTTCGGTCTGAAGTGACATTTGGCAATAAGTAAGaagtgccaattttgggaaaaggtaaaatctctattcaattgaaggatggtactcacaattttacATCTGATGTGTTCTATGTTCCTGAActgcaccaaaatttgttgagtatggggcagttgttagaaaaaggatataagataaatattacacagaggtgttgtaccattgtagatgctaagggaattttggttgcaaaggtaaatatgtcacAAAATCGACTAAttcctttgaaaatcaatcatgCACTTCTTGCTTGCTTTAATTCTGAAATTTGTGATCATAATTGGTTATGAGATATGCGATTTGGACATTTCCATTTCTCTGGATTAAACTATCTAGCGAAAAAGGAGCTTGTTTCTGATTTACTTGTTGTGAATGTTCCTGAtcgtatttgtgagatttgtttgattgggaGGAAGCATAGAGATCCCTTCCCTGTGGGCAAGTCAAGGAGAGCCGCAAAACAGTTGGAGATTATTCACTCAGACATGTGTTCATTGGAGGTTCCCTCACAttgaggttgtaagtactttgttactttcattgatgatttcagtaggaaaacatgggtttactttctgaagcaaaagtctgatgcatgtgatgttttcaaacaattcaagacttttgttgaaaagcaaagtggctttgaaattaaaatcttgagatttgatagaggtacagaatatattgcttgtgatgaTTTTCTGAAGGAGAATGGTATTCAGCACCAGATGACAGCTagatacactccacaacaaaacggAGTGGCTGAGAGGATGAATAGATCTATCATGGATATGTTGAGgtgcatgttaaaatctaaaaatctgactaagcctttttgggcagaaactgttgcttgtgctgtttatgtgttgaataggtgtccaactaagagtgttcgtgataagacacctgaGGAAACTTGTAGTGGGAGAAAACCATCTATAAGAAATCTCAagatttttggatgtttggcatatgcacatgtgccag
Coding sequences within it:
- the LOC116011022 gene encoding uncharacterized protein LOC116011022, which translates into the protein MEGGRDQPMARSLLSANPFTLEIQEYCAPKNFQCPVMPTYDGTEDPNDHLIDFQAKMMILGAEDPMYCRVFFSTLKGAAQRWFLSLPPRTIDCFETLGEQFLTYFAGSIKTKRHFTALTAVQQGETETLKEFLGRWKKEIQTVKGLDDRTTITLFMEALKAGDLFASLRTDTPETYAQAIQRANRYPKQRRPYDKNRDGERNARWRKRERVQWIDRRNEGIGSILATRR